In Chloroflexota bacterium, one DNA window encodes the following:
- the radC gene encoding DNA repair protein RadC — MSDQSSMFGDTHEDLPLFSGTPIHVKPQAFEPNASQVEQSRMATCGICLDTGWVKADPKKKPVICNCAAGDAVRVKRKEMGIRDVLGALPESKALVRIRQNAAGAYADENEAKDGIERLIRETTGADLTQLEHAPHVDDLTILQVVLGVPDNLVPMQLIQRYGSIYGIVRAPNTDLLGTKSMTPRRVYQLRAAMELARRAREFVSGDEAIIRAPGDAAQLLDDMHLLDHEQMRVLCLNTKNRVIRVHQAYQGSLHTTVIRVSELFAEPIRIAAAAVIIAHNHPSGDPSPSPEDVAVTREIVNAGKLLDIDVLDHLVLGGNKFVSLKERGLGFG, encoded by the coding sequence ATGAGCGATCAATCCTCGATGTTCGGTGACACGCACGAAGATTTACCCTTGTTCAGTGGAACGCCGATCCACGTCAAGCCGCAAGCATTCGAGCCGAATGCGTCCCAGGTTGAACAATCCCGCATGGCAACGTGCGGGATTTGTCTTGATACGGGCTGGGTCAAAGCGGACCCGAAGAAAAAGCCAGTCATTTGCAATTGCGCCGCCGGCGATGCGGTCCGCGTCAAGCGTAAAGAAATGGGTATCCGTGACGTACTAGGTGCTCTGCCAGAGAGCAAAGCACTCGTACGGATTCGCCAGAACGCCGCCGGCGCATACGCAGACGAAAACGAAGCCAAAGACGGCATTGAGCGTTTGATCCGCGAGACCACTGGCGCGGATTTGACGCAACTCGAACACGCGCCGCACGTGGACGACTTGACCATCCTCCAGGTCGTCCTGGGTGTGCCGGACAATCTCGTGCCGATGCAGTTGATTCAACGCTACGGTTCGATCTACGGAATTGTTCGCGCACCCAACACGGACCTGTTAGGCACCAAGAGCATGACACCACGCCGTGTTTATCAACTGCGAGCCGCGATGGAACTCGCACGCCGAGCGCGTGAATTTGTTTCCGGCGATGAGGCGATCATTCGCGCCCCCGGAGATGCTGCGCAACTACTCGACGATATGCACCTGCTCGACCATGAGCAAATGCGGGTCCTGTGTCTCAACACTAAAAACCGTGTGATCCGTGTACATCAAGCGTATCAGGGTTCTCTCCACACCACCGTCATTCGCGTGTCAGAATTGTTCGCCGAGCCAATCCGCATCGCCGCCGCCGCCGTCATCATCGCCCACAATCACCCCTCCGGTGATCCATCACCGTCACCAGAAGATGTGGCAGTTACGCGCGAGATCGTCAACGCCGGCAAACTGCTCGACATTGATGTGCTCGATCATCTAGTCCTGGGCGGCAACAAATTTGTCTCGCTCAAAGAGCGCGGCTTGGGGTTCGGATAA